The following are encoded together in the Ralstonia insidiosa genome:
- a CDS encoding alpha/beta hydrolase, with the protein MGISPQSDFLRALYQSWSDRMAANPGLTIADLRSLFDEWHQPTLEPEGVTYKSDRFSGIDAIWALPQGADFKQVILYTHGGGFAVGSADSHRKLAGHLAKHLGVTAVVIDYRRAPEHPFPAQIEDSTAVYKELLERGFKPADIITSGDSAGGNLAISTVLKLRQDGVPLPAAVIVFSPWLDMEHVGKTLQTNAATDALVSKAVLEGMSSMFLGETGSRTDPLANPLKADFRGFPRLYINAGSVETLLDNAQDLARIAKAAGVDVTLSVVDGMQHVFPFLAGRAPEADDELRRIAQWFKRN; encoded by the coding sequence ATGGGAATCTCACCCCAATCGGATTTTTTGAGGGCGTTGTACCAGTCGTGGTCGGACCGCATGGCAGCCAACCCAGGTCTGACCATTGCCGACTTGCGTAGCCTGTTCGACGAGTGGCACCAGCCGACGCTCGAGCCGGAAGGAGTGACTTACAAGTCGGACCGGTTCTCTGGCATCGATGCCATCTGGGCTCTGCCGCAAGGCGCAGATTTCAAGCAGGTCATCCTCTACACCCACGGCGGCGGCTTTGCCGTGGGGTCTGCCGACAGCCACCGCAAGCTCGCCGGGCATCTGGCCAAGCATCTGGGCGTGACGGCCGTGGTGATTGATTACCGGCGCGCGCCCGAGCATCCCTTTCCGGCCCAGATCGAGGACTCGACGGCGGTTTATAAGGAATTGCTGGAGCGTGGCTTCAAGCCGGCTGACATCATTACCAGCGGCGACTCCGCCGGTGGCAACCTGGCCATCTCGACGGTGCTGAAACTGCGCCAGGATGGGGTGCCACTGCCAGCCGCGGTCATCGTCTTCTCCCCTTGGCTCGACATGGAACACGTCGGGAAGACCCTGCAGACCAACGCGGCCACCGACGCCCTGGTCAGCAAGGCCGTGCTCGAGGGCATGTCGAGCATGTTTCTCGGCGAAACGGGCTCGCGCACGGACCCCCTTGCCAACCCCCTGAAAGCAGACTTCCGCGGCTTCCCGCGCCTCTACATCAATGCCGGCTCGGTCGAAACCCTGCTGGATAACGCACAGGATCTGGCGCGCATTGCCAAGGCGGCCGGCGTCGACGTCACCTTGTCCGTGGTTGACGGCATGCAGCACGTCTTCCCCTTCCTCGCTGGCCGAGCCCCCGAGGCAGACGACGAACTGCGTCGCATCGCCCAGTGGTTCAAGCGCAACTGA
- a CDS encoding alcohol dehydrogenase, with protein MRCYCVMHHGQPLELIEKEMPKPVGTEVLVRVTAAGLCHTDLHIWEGYYDLGAGKRLNLSDRGIKPPIVLSHEICGEVVSAGEGAGDVKLGGRFVVHPWIGCGECPTCLRGDENICSKSRPLGVARPGGFADYVLVPHPRYLVDIDGLNDAEAAPLACAGVTTYSAIRKLGEGIHHEPVVIIGAGGLGLMAIEVLRALGGQGAVVVDIDPAKREAALAAGALAVVDGKAVDAAQQLIAATQGGAGQVLDLVGSSATVSLAMQSARRGGHIVICGLMGGELTLPLATIPLRPLRIEGSYVGTLSELRELVDLVRRTAMKSIPVSRRPMSQVNQVIDDLHRGQVIGRAVLLP; from the coding sequence ATGCGCTGCTATTGCGTTATGCACCACGGCCAGCCGCTAGAGCTCATCGAGAAAGAAATGCCCAAACCCGTGGGTACCGAGGTACTCGTACGGGTGACGGCTGCGGGTCTGTGCCACACCGACCTGCACATCTGGGAGGGCTACTATGACCTTGGTGCCGGTAAGCGGCTGAACCTGTCAGATCGTGGCATCAAGCCTCCCATTGTGCTCAGCCACGAGATCTGCGGCGAGGTGGTGTCCGCAGGCGAGGGTGCCGGTGACGTGAAGCTAGGCGGTCGCTTCGTGGTCCACCCGTGGATCGGCTGTGGCGAATGCCCGACCTGCCTGCGCGGCGACGAGAACATCTGCTCGAAGAGCCGCCCCCTCGGCGTGGCCCGGCCAGGCGGGTTCGCCGACTACGTGCTGGTGCCTCACCCCCGCTACCTGGTCGACATCGACGGCCTGAACGACGCGGAGGCGGCACCGCTGGCTTGCGCTGGCGTAACAACTTACAGCGCGATCCGAAAGCTAGGTGAGGGCATCCACCATGAGCCGGTCGTCATCATCGGTGCAGGAGGCTTGGGCCTGATGGCCATCGAGGTGCTGCGCGCGCTAGGCGGGCAGGGCGCTGTTGTGGTCGACATTGATCCCGCCAAGCGTGAAGCCGCGCTGGCCGCGGGCGCGCTCGCGGTAGTGGATGGGAAGGCCGTGGATGCCGCGCAACAACTTATCGCAGCAACCCAGGGCGGGGCAGGGCAGGTACTGGATCTGGTCGGCTCATCGGCGACCGTGTCGCTGGCGATGCAAAGCGCGCGGCGCGGCGGACATATCGTCATCTGCGGGCTGATGGGCGGTGAGCTCACGCTGCCGCTGGCCACGATCCCTTTGCGACCGCTACGTATCGAAGGCAGCTATGTGGGCACCCTGTCAGAGCTCCGCGAACTTGTCGACCTGGTGAGGCGCACCGCCATGAAGTCCATCCCCGTGTCGCGCCGCCCGATGAGCCAGGTGAACCAAGTGATTGATGACCTCCACCGCGGCCAAGTGATTGGTCGTGCCGTGCTACTGCCGTGA
- a CDS encoding helix-turn-helix domain-containing protein, translating to MSQLIAPDDVPLWIPGELTLNSATAGWEHVALKGYRYGSLDVAIPSMRDYMIVSYKGSDAMMSRRAGGPWRSEQVGRGVCSLLTRGESSQWKWNRPIDVTHIYVAQTELCRVAEDVFEHSISDVGMEDCVRVEDSILPSLVAAFEEELTSGGLGGNLYRSALVNQLCIHLLRRYAKARIREVPLAVRMADWQRRRLVQYIEDNLDRNFKLEEMAGEAGVSVSGLIRKFRAEFGCSPHAYVLRQRLERARQLLSRPVATPLKCIAMDCGFSDQSHLVRHFKRAFEQTPADYRSTVTGRPLPPPEPDQPSR from the coding sequence GTGAGCCAACTGATTGCACCGGATGATGTACCCCTCTGGATACCCGGCGAGTTGACGCTCAACAGCGCAACAGCCGGATGGGAACACGTGGCGCTAAAGGGCTATCGTTATGGCTCGCTTGACGTCGCTATTCCGTCCATGCGCGACTACATGATCGTCAGCTACAAAGGCAGCGATGCCATGATGAGCCGGCGGGCCGGTGGTCCTTGGCGCAGCGAGCAAGTCGGGCGCGGCGTGTGTTCCCTTCTGACCCGCGGCGAGTCGTCTCAGTGGAAGTGGAACCGCCCGATCGACGTCACCCACATCTACGTGGCCCAGACCGAGTTGTGCCGTGTGGCGGAGGATGTCTTCGAGCACAGCATCAGTGATGTCGGAATGGAAGACTGCGTTCGCGTCGAGGACAGCATCCTTCCAAGCCTGGTGGCTGCCTTCGAGGAGGAGCTGACGAGTGGCGGCCTCGGCGGAAATCTCTATCGGTCTGCCTTGGTGAATCAGCTTTGCATTCACCTGCTGCGCCGCTATGCCAAGGCCCGCATTCGAGAGGTGCCGTTGGCGGTTCGCATGGCCGATTGGCAGCGCCGACGCTTGGTCCAGTACATTGAGGACAACCTGGACCGCAACTTCAAGCTCGAAGAAATGGCCGGGGAGGCTGGCGTCAGCGTCTCGGGGCTGATCCGCAAGTTCCGCGCAGAGTTCGGCTGCTCCCCCCATGCCTACGTTTTGCGCCAGCGCTTGGAGCGGGCCCGGCAACTGCTCAGCCGACCAGTGGCCACGCCCCTGAAGTGCATCGCGATGGACTGTGGCTTTTCCGACCAAAGCCATCTGGTGCGCCACTTCAAGCGCGCGTTCGAGCAGACGCCTGCGGATTACCGCAGCACGGTCACAGGGCGCCCCCTGCCGCCGCCCGAGCCCGACCAGCCGAGCCGGTAG
- a CDS encoding transporter — translation MKQASKQLAAMAVAFLALTLAAPASAVDLDAGDYTALPGGTNALVIYGQYATRDELYSKGNQVPINPRLDSEIGILRGVHFMDVGGHIIDPQFLLPFGRLSAKDDISALGSKSGVGDLILASAIWFTRPGDKTHFAITPYLWLPTGTYDRNQPLSLGEHRYKFALQAGYSTELAPRVNWDLAGDVTLFGKNTDANDGQGGATTLKQKALYEFQTHLRYQLTPVLDLRVGLFHTFGGETELGGVNQGDRQITTKFNVGTAWFVAPTVQLIATYGRDIKVREGFKINNQVNLRLLTLF, via the coding sequence TTGAAACAAGCTTCCAAGCAACTGGCCGCAATGGCTGTCGCCTTTCTGGCTCTGACGCTGGCTGCGCCCGCAAGCGCCGTCGATCTCGATGCCGGTGACTACACTGCGTTGCCGGGTGGCACCAACGCGCTGGTAATTTATGGGCAATATGCCACGCGCGACGAGCTTTATAGCAAGGGCAATCAAGTGCCCATTAATCCGAGGCTCGACTCGGAAATCGGCATCCTGCGCGGGGTGCACTTCATGGACGTCGGTGGCCACATCATCGACCCGCAATTCCTGCTGCCGTTCGGCCGGTTGAGCGCCAAGGACGACATCTCCGCACTGGGCTCGAAGAGCGGTGTAGGTGACCTGATCCTCGCGTCTGCGATCTGGTTTACCAGGCCCGGCGACAAGACCCATTTCGCTATCACCCCCTACTTGTGGCTGCCGACCGGGACTTACGACCGTAACCAACCCCTCAGCCTCGGCGAACACCGCTACAAGTTCGCGCTCCAAGCCGGCTACAGCACGGAACTGGCACCCCGCGTCAACTGGGATCTAGCCGGAGACGTCACCCTGTTCGGAAAGAACACCGACGCGAACGACGGCCAGGGTGGTGCGACCACGCTGAAACAGAAAGCGCTGTACGAGTTCCAGACCCATCTGCGCTATCAGCTCACTCCGGTGCTGGACCTGCGCGTCGGCCTGTTCCATACCTTTGGCGGGGAAACTGAACTAGGTGGGGTGAATCAGGGCGACCGGCAGATCACCACCAAATTCAATGTCGGTACGGCCTGGTTTGTAGCTCCCACCGTTCAGCTGATAGCGACCTACGGCCGTGACATCAAGGTGCGCGAAGGTTTCAAGATCAATAACCAGGTCAACCTGCGGTTGCTGACGCTGTTCTGA
- a CDS encoding flavin-containing monooxygenase, with product MDNEQSFDAIVIGSGFGGIYMLHKLRNELGLKTRAFEKGGGVGGTWYFNRYPGAKSDTEGFVYRYSFDKDLLQEWDWNTRYLEQADIESYLNHVVDRYDLRRDIQINTEVTSAVFDEQRKLWQIRTSTGEAFTCRYLVTALGLLARSNIPDIPGRDSFSGRMVHTNAWPEDLDITGKRVGVIGTGSTGTQFIIAAAKMAGHLTVFQRSPQYCVPSGNGPVDAAEVAETKRNFDAIWDQVRNSVVAFGFQESGIEAMKVSEAERERIFQENWDKGNGFRFMFGTFCDIATDPQANEAAAAFIRSKIKEIVKDPETARKLTPSGLYAKRPLCNEGYYETFNRGNVSLVSIKENPIERITPNGVLTADGVEHKLDVLVFATGFDAVDGNYRSMNLRGRGGRHINDHWAEGPTSYLGLSTHGFPNMFMILGPNGPFTNLPPSIEAQVQWIGGAISHAEHSKLATVEPTRQAEEGWTKTCLDIANMTLFPKVESWIFGANIPGKKSTVMFYMAGLGAYRQQLEAVRNAGYEGFAVDQG from the coding sequence ATGGACAACGAGCAAAGCTTCGACGCCATCGTCATCGGCAGCGGCTTCGGCGGCATCTACATGCTGCACAAGCTGCGCAACGAACTCGGGCTGAAGACCCGTGCGTTCGAGAAGGGCGGTGGTGTGGGCGGAACTTGGTATTTCAACCGCTACCCTGGCGCCAAGTCTGACACCGAGGGCTTCGTCTATCGCTATTCTTTTGACAAAGACTTACTGCAGGAATGGGACTGGAACACCCGCTACTTGGAACAGGCGGACATCGAGAGCTATCTTAACCATGTCGTCGACCGGTATGACCTGCGCCGCGACATCCAGATCAACACCGAGGTGACGAGCGCGGTGTTCGATGAGCAGCGCAAGCTCTGGCAGATCCGCACCAGTACCGGCGAGGCGTTCACCTGCCGCTACCTGGTGACGGCGCTTGGCCTGCTCGCTAGAAGCAATATCCCTGACATTCCTGGGCGCGACAGCTTTTCCGGCAGGATGGTACACACCAATGCCTGGCCCGAGGATCTGGACATCACCGGTAAGCGCGTCGGCGTCATCGGTACTGGCTCCACCGGCACCCAGTTCATCATTGCCGCTGCCAAGATGGCCGGCCATCTGACGGTGTTCCAACGCTCCCCCCAGTATTGCGTGCCGTCCGGCAACGGTCCGGTCGATGCTGCCGAGGTCGCCGAAACCAAGAGGAACTTCGATGCGATCTGGGACCAAGTGCGCAACTCCGTGGTCGCCTTCGGCTTCCAGGAGAGCGGCATTGAGGCGATGAAGGTCTCCGAGGCCGAACGCGAGCGCATTTTCCAGGAGAACTGGGACAAGGGCAACGGCTTCCGGTTCATGTTTGGTACCTTCTGCGACATCGCAACCGACCCGCAGGCCAACGAGGCCGCGGCCGCCTTCATCCGCTCGAAGATCAAAGAAATCGTCAAGGATCCCGAGACTGCGCGCAAGCTTACGCCGAGCGGTCTGTATGCCAAGCGCCCGCTATGCAACGAGGGTTACTACGAGACCTTCAACCGCGGCAACGTCAGCCTGGTTTCGATCAAGGAGAACCCGATCGAGCGCATCACGCCCAACGGAGTGCTGACGGCCGACGGCGTCGAGCACAAGCTTGATGTGCTGGTCTTCGCCACCGGTTTTGACGCGGTGGACGGCAACTACCGTTCGATGAATCTGCGCGGACGCGGCGGGCGGCATATCAATGACCACTGGGCCGAGGGTCCCACCAGCTATCTGGGTCTGTCCACGCACGGTTTCCCGAACATGTTCATGATCCTCGGGCCCAACGGCCCATTCACCAACCTGCCACCGAGCATTGAAGCGCAGGTCCAGTGGATTGGGGGCGCGATTAGCCATGCCGAGCACTCGAAGCTCGCTACCGTCGAGCCGACTCGGCAGGCAGAGGAGGGCTGGACAAAGACCTGTCTGGACATTGCCAATATGACGCTCTTCCCGAAGGTTGAGTCGTGGATCTTCGGCGCCAACATCCCCGGTAAGAAGAGCACGGTCATGTTTTACATGGCCGGACTTGGTGCCTACCGACAGCAACTCGAGGCCGTTCGTAATGCCGGCTACGAAGGATTCGCCGTCGACCAAGGCTAG
- a CDS encoding CaiB/BaiF CoA transferase family protein translates to MGALSHLRVLDLTRVLAGPWCTQTLADLGAEVIKIERPHAGDDTRHWGPPYAKDAEGNDTTEAAYYLAVNRNKKSVTLDISTPQGQALIAQLVAEADVLVENYKVGQLAKYGLDYESLKAIKSNLIYCSITGFGQTGPYARRPGYDFIVQGLGGFMSVTGERDDLPGGGPQKAGVAIADLFTGAHATIAILAALVHRDRTGEGQHLDICLLDVQVAMMANMATNYLATDNPPQRWGNAHPNIVPYQVFKVADGWVIVACGNDGQFRKLVEVGGEPALADDERFAINPQRVRNRQVLIPLLEPMMLRKTRARWIAALESAGVPCGPINDLADVFKDPHVLAREMRLDLPHPTAGNVSVPASALKMSGSPVEYRMPPPLMGEHTDSVLGQLAGLSTSELKELRRRAVI, encoded by the coding sequence ATGGGCGCCCTTAGTCATCTGCGTGTGTTAGATCTAACCCGGGTGTTGGCGGGTCCATGGTGCACGCAAACTCTGGCCGACCTGGGTGCCGAAGTCATTAAGATCGAACGTCCCCATGCTGGCGACGATACTCGCCATTGGGGCCCTCCGTATGCCAAGGACGCGGAAGGCAACGACACGACAGAGGCGGCGTACTACCTGGCAGTGAACCGAAACAAGAAATCGGTCACGCTCGACATCTCAACTCCGCAGGGGCAGGCGCTTATCGCGCAACTCGTTGCCGAAGCTGACGTTCTGGTCGAGAACTACAAAGTCGGGCAGCTTGCCAAGTATGGCCTTGACTATGAAAGTCTGAAGGCAATCAAATCGAATCTGATTTACTGCTCCATTACGGGCTTTGGCCAAACCGGCCCGTACGCTCGGCGCCCAGGCTACGACTTCATCGTGCAAGGCTTGGGCGGCTTTATGAGCGTGACAGGCGAACGGGATGATCTCCCTGGAGGCGGACCGCAAAAGGCTGGCGTGGCCATCGCCGATCTATTCACCGGGGCCCATGCCACCATCGCAATCTTGGCGGCGCTCGTCCATCGGGACCGCACTGGTGAAGGTCAACACCTGGACATCTGCCTGCTTGATGTACAGGTTGCCATGATGGCGAACATGGCGACCAACTACCTGGCTACCGACAATCCGCCGCAGCGCTGGGGTAATGCCCATCCCAATATCGTGCCCTACCAAGTCTTCAAGGTCGCAGATGGCTGGGTCATCGTGGCGTGCGGTAACGATGGCCAGTTCCGCAAGCTGGTGGAAGTGGGAGGCGAACCAGCGCTGGCGGATGATGAGCGCTTCGCTATCAACCCTCAACGAGTGCGGAACCGCCAGGTACTGATTCCATTGCTGGAACCCATGATGCTGAGGAAGACGCGCGCACGGTGGATTGCAGCGCTGGAAAGCGCCGGTGTTCCATGTGGCCCTATCAACGACTTAGCGGACGTCTTTAAAGACCCGCACGTGCTGGCTCGCGAAATGCGGCTCGACTTGCCCCATCCAACCGCAGGGAACGTCAGCGTCCCGGCCAGCGCACTCAAAATGAGCGGATCTCCAGTCGAGTACCGGATGCCGCCGCCCTTGATGGGCGAACACACGGATTCCGTGCTTGGGCAACTCGCCGGGCTATCGACCAGCGAGCTCAAAGAGCTTCGCCGCCGTGCGGTGATCTAA
- a CDS encoding NAD-dependent succinate-semialdehyde dehydrogenase, with translation MYPQLSLYIDGQFLNGAGRREQEVLSPASNKVIGHLPHATQADLDLALSAAERAFSTWRTSSALQRAQVLNKVAGLIRERAPAIGRNLTLEQGKTLAEAVGEVTSCVEHAEWHAEECRRIYGRLIPPRDARVQQTVLREPIGVCVAFSPWNFPFSQAFRKVVAAIGAGCTVILKGSSDTPASVLAIAELFHNAGLPPGVLNLVSGDSGMISEYLIRSPIVRKVSFTGSTPVGQQLAALAGAMMKRSTMELGGHAPVIVCDDADIDRAADLLAVFKFRNAGQVCISPTRFYVQEGAYDRFVERFAGRAEALKVGDGLDAASRMGPLAQGRRVSAMEGFVDDARHRGGKVLTGGRRLPGEGNFFAPTVMIDLPDDSRLMTEEPFGPIAGIVRIKTIEEALARANSLPFGLASYAFTSSLQNAHQLSRGLEAGMVSINHIGLALAETPFGGLKASGYGSEGGSETFDGYLTTKFVSQFN, from the coding sequence ATGTACCCCCAACTCAGCCTATACATCGATGGGCAGTTCCTGAACGGTGCGGGTCGCCGCGAGCAGGAAGTCCTTAGCCCGGCCAGCAATAAGGTGATTGGCCACCTGCCGCATGCTACGCAAGCCGATCTGGACCTGGCGCTATCGGCTGCCGAGCGCGCCTTCTCGACCTGGCGCACTAGCTCGGCCCTGCAGCGTGCCCAGGTGCTGAATAAGGTCGCTGGTCTGATCCGTGAACGGGCGCCCGCGATCGGCCGCAACCTCACCCTCGAGCAAGGCAAGACCCTAGCCGAGGCCGTGGGCGAAGTCACGAGCTGCGTCGAACATGCCGAGTGGCATGCGGAGGAATGCAGGCGCATTTATGGCAGGCTCATTCCCCCTCGCGACGCCCGCGTGCAGCAGACTGTGCTGCGTGAGCCTATCGGCGTTTGCGTGGCCTTCTCGCCCTGGAACTTCCCGTTCAGCCAAGCCTTTCGCAAAGTGGTCGCCGCAATAGGCGCGGGCTGCACCGTCATACTCAAGGGCTCCAGCGACACACCGGCTTCGGTGCTTGCAATCGCCGAACTTTTCCATAACGCAGGCTTACCGCCCGGCGTGCTGAACCTGGTGTCAGGCGACTCCGGCATGATCTCGGAGTATCTGATCCGCTCGCCCATCGTCCGCAAGGTGTCCTTTACCGGTTCCACACCGGTGGGCCAGCAACTCGCCGCTCTTGCCGGAGCGATGATGAAACGCAGTACGATGGAACTGGGCGGTCACGCGCCGGTGATTGTCTGTGACGACGCAGACATCGACCGGGCAGCGGACTTGCTCGCGGTCTTCAAGTTCCGCAACGCGGGGCAGGTCTGCATCTCCCCGACTCGCTTCTACGTGCAGGAAGGTGCCTACGACCGTTTCGTTGAACGCTTTGCTGGGCGCGCTGAAGCCCTAAAGGTGGGCGACGGCCTTGACGCCGCGAGCCGAATGGGGCCATTGGCACAGGGCCGACGCGTCTCGGCGATGGAGGGCTTCGTCGACGACGCACGCCATCGCGGTGGCAAGGTGCTGACCGGCGGGCGGCGCCTACCGGGTGAAGGCAATTTCTTTGCCCCGACCGTGATGATCGACCTTCCTGACGACTCGCGGCTCATGACGGAGGAGCCCTTCGGTCCGATCGCCGGCATCGTGCGAATTAAGACGATAGAGGAGGCGCTCGCGCGAGCGAACAGCTTACCTTTCGGCCTCGCGTCCTATGCGTTCACGAGCTCGCTGCAGAACGCCCATCAGCTCTCTCGCGGATTGGAAGCCGGCATGGTGTCCATCAACCACATCGGGCTGGCGCTGGCCGAGACCCCATTTGGTGGCCTGAAGGCCAGTGGCTATGGCAGTGAGGGCGGCAGCGAAACCTTCGATGGCTATCTGACCACAAAGTTTGTGTCGCAGTTCAACTGA